A part of Paenibacillus sp. sptzw28 genomic DNA contains:
- a CDS encoding stalk domain-containing protein — protein sequence MKKQIASISLAGLLLFSCTTSAFAADAKANIKIVIDGQQGTYADDPVMQNNRVLLPFRAVAPELGIPNDNEHIIWNKGERSVTFHYNGNKIFIREGSQKAFVNDKQITLATAPKISGSGKLYVPAELIKQTLGKQVTWDASTKSVHISTSNKAKAVEVLKSFETGDPTAMEKWISPDKYIQHNLAFPSGKEAPIAAIRQLKSAGVKYDVKRVIQDGDYVAVHSEVNLFGSKAVFDIFRFSNGKIVEHWDNIQDLAAPNPSGHTMVDGSTEITDRDKTDKNKALVKKFVEDVLVGGNIEAMPGYYDGDNYIQHNPMVGDGLATVMKAFRTMAEQGFSSSYDKIHMVIGEGNFVLVVSEVNMGGNTAAVYDLFRVENGKIAEHWDIFEAVPPQDQWKNTNGKF from the coding sequence ATCCGCCTTTGCCGCCGATGCCAAAGCAAATATTAAAATTGTAATCGACGGACAGCAGGGAACTTATGCGGATGATCCGGTCATGCAAAATAATCGTGTTCTGCTGCCGTTCAGAGCCGTAGCGCCGGAGCTGGGTATTCCGAATGACAACGAACACATTATCTGGAATAAGGGGGAAAGAAGCGTCACGTTCCACTATAACGGAAACAAGATTTTTATCCGTGAAGGCAGCCAAAAAGCGTTTGTAAACGATAAGCAGATAACTCTGGCTACTGCGCCGAAAATCTCCGGAAGCGGAAAATTATATGTCCCTGCGGAGTTAATCAAACAAACCTTGGGCAAACAAGTAACATGGGACGCTTCCACCAAATCGGTGCACATTTCAACAAGCAATAAGGCAAAAGCGGTCGAGGTTCTGAAGAGCTTTGAAACCGGCGATCCGACAGCCATGGAGAAATGGATTAGCCCCGACAAATATATACAGCATAATCTTGCCTTCCCCAGCGGCAAGGAGGCTCCTATCGCCGCAATTCGGCAGCTCAAAAGCGCCGGCGTGAAATATGATGTCAAAAGGGTAATCCAGGACGGAGATTATGTAGCCGTTCATTCGGAGGTTAATCTCTTCGGGTCCAAGGCGGTCTTTGACATATTCAGATTTTCAAACGGGAAGATCGTCGAGCATTGGGACAACATTCAGGATTTGGCTGCACCCAATCCGAGCGGTCATACGATGGTTGACGGTTCGACCGAGATTACAGACCGTGATAAGACGGATAAAAACAAGGCTTTAGTCAAAAAATTCGTAGAAGATGTTCTGGTGGGCGGGAACATTGAAGCGATGCCCGGCTATTACGACGGCGACAATTATATCCAGCATAACCCTATGGTTGGGGATGGCTTGGCGACAGTCATGAAGGCATTTCGGACAATGGCCGAGCAGGGTTTCAGCTCCAGCTACGATAAAATTCACATGGTGATAGGCGAGGGTAATTTTGTTTTAGTTGTAAGTGAAGTGAATATGGGCGGCAATACTGCTGCGGTCTATGACCTTTTCCGGGTGGAAAACGGAAAAATCGCCGAGCATTGGGATATTTTCGAGGCCGTGCCGCCACAAGATCAATGGAAGAATACGAACGGTAAATTCTAA
- a CDS encoding SDR family oxidoreductase → MSIVITGATGQLGGLAVRHLLAKKIPANQIVAVVRDLKKAAHLAELGLELRQGDYNDRASLEKAFAGASKILFVPSPDAHDETLRMAQHTNVIQAAKEAGAGHIIYYGYAFGEQSKLPLAVTHVSTEEAIRGAGIPYTFLRNSLYTEVFVSPDAVGAALQFGALVANAADGTVNTATRSDLALAGAAVLTGNGHENKSYNLVSNETWTFGDLAQIISKVAGKDVVYQPVSYEEQKGMLLQAGLPEPVADMIAGIYQGVSEGETSRTSDDLKNLIGTLTPLEETVRQALQG, encoded by the coding sequence ATGTCTATTGTCATTACAGGAGCTACAGGTCAACTCGGAGGTCTCGCGGTGAGGCATCTTCTGGCCAAAAAAATACCCGCAAATCAAATCGTGGCCGTTGTCCGGGATTTAAAGAAGGCCGCTCATCTGGCGGAGCTTGGATTAGAACTCCGACAGGGAGATTATAACGACCGGGCTTCACTCGAGAAAGCTTTTGCCGGGGCTTCCAAAATTCTCTTCGTCCCAAGTCCTGACGCTCACGACGAAACGCTGCGCATGGCTCAGCATACAAACGTCATACAGGCTGCCAAGGAGGCTGGAGCGGGCCATATCATTTATTACGGATACGCCTTTGGTGAGCAGTCCAAGCTGCCCCTCGCCGTCACTCATGTAAGCACTGAAGAAGCCATTCGCGGTGCGGGCATTCCCTATACATTCCTGCGCAATTCCCTATATACCGAGGTGTTCGTGAGCCCTGACGCAGTAGGTGCTGCCCTGCAGTTCGGCGCTCTGGTTGCAAATGCGGCAGACGGTACCGTCAATACGGCGACCCGCAGTGATCTCGCTTTGGCCGGGGCCGCGGTGCTCACCGGGAATGGACATGAAAACAAGTCTTATAACCTCGTTTCCAATGAAACATGGACCTTTGGCGATCTGGCCCAAATTATTTCGAAGGTTGCCGGCAAGGACGTTGTATATCAGCCCGTTTCTTATGAAGAACAGAAGGGTATGCTCCTACAGGCAGGGCTCCCTGAGCCGGTAGCTGACATGATTGCAGGAATTTATCAAGGGGTTTCCGAAGGTGAAACATCGAGAACCTCGGACGACCTGAAGAATCTCATCGGAACACTTACTCCTCTTGAAGAAACGGTAAGGCAAGCTTTGCAGGGTTAG
- a CDS encoding DUF2905 domain-containing protein, which translates to MTNIPKLLITAGAVLIIVGLLWTVLGRFIHLGRLPGDISVEKGNFKFYFPIVTCIVISVVLSLIAYIARWFFK; encoded by the coding sequence ATGACTAATATTCCGAAGCTTCTTATTACCGCAGGGGCCGTTCTGATTATCGTCGGCCTGCTTTGGACGGTGCTCGGCAGATTCATCCACCTCGGTCGTCTGCCCGGCGATATATCTGTGGAGAAGGGGAATTTCAAGTTCTACTTCCCGATCGTTACCTGCATTGTGATCAGTGTTGTTTTATCGCTAATCGCGTATATTGCCCGCTGGTTTTTCAAGTAG
- a CDS encoding alpha/beta fold hydrolase, protein MKTNILPDLFLRKRNQRINARKLHINTANRIVESRYVTLGGIDQWVTIRGEDCNNPVLMLIHGGPASTYSVFSPLLRNWEKHFTIVQWDQRGAGKTYSRNGKEGSGTISFNRLVEDGIELAEYLCSKLRHQKVILIGSSVGSLTGIMMAKQRPDLFYAYVGTDQNSPDPQHLTYQLAMDAFRHAGNSKAVRLVEQMGPEPSLWSRKDFEKRNQYMVKAVRDVPNMIMDLFLPSMLSSPEHKMSDIIHIFKGMSFSLDHLFGELITFDFDKVGLRFELPFFVFHGDRDIITPTATAKAYFDEIEASYKEFVLIRNAGHLACFARPEQFLEELLRLVAPLVTVDS, encoded by the coding sequence TTGAAAACGAATATTCTGCCGGATTTATTCCTGCGTAAACGAAATCAGCGTATTAACGCACGAAAACTACATATCAATACGGCTAATCGTATAGTTGAAAGCCGTTACGTAACCCTCGGAGGCATTGATCAGTGGGTAACGATACGCGGGGAGGACTGCAATAATCCTGTATTAATGCTGATCCATGGAGGACCTGCTTCCACGTATTCCGTTTTCAGCCCGTTGTTGCGTAATTGGGAGAAACACTTTACAATCGTTCAGTGGGATCAGCGAGGTGCTGGCAAAACATACTCCAGGAACGGAAAGGAAGGAAGCGGAACCATCTCTTTCAACCGCCTCGTTGAAGACGGAATAGAACTGGCGGAATACCTGTGCAGCAAACTACGACATCAGAAAGTGATCCTAATCGGCAGTTCGGTAGGAAGCCTGACCGGAATTATGATGGCGAAACAGCGTCCCGATCTTTTCTATGCCTATGTCGGTACAGACCAGAATTCCCCGGATCCTCAGCATCTTACGTACCAGTTGGCGATGGACGCTTTCCGCCATGCAGGCAATTCGAAGGCAGTCCGACTTGTTGAGCAAATGGGGCCGGAGCCATCCCTCTGGAGCCGCAAAGATTTTGAAAAAAGGAATCAATATATGGTCAAAGCGGTCAGAGACGTTCCGAATATGATTATGGACCTCTTTTTGCCGTCGATGCTCTCATCTCCGGAACATAAAATGAGCGATATCATACATATTTTTAAAGGAATGAGCTTCTCTCTCGATCATTTATTTGGCGAATTGATCACTTTTGACTTCGACAAAGTTGGATTGCGCTTTGAGCTCCCCTTCTTTGTTTTTCATGGCGACAGAGATATCATAACGCCGACTGCAACGGCAAAAGCGTACTTTGACGAGATTGAAGCTTCTTACAAAGAATTTGTACTTATAAGGAATGCCGGCCACCTGGCGTGTTTTGCCCGGCCCGAGCAATTTCTGGAGGAACTACTCCGCCTTGTGGCTCCGCTCGTAACCGTCGATAGTTAA
- a CDS encoding TetR/AcrR family transcriptional regulator, whose product MSPLNKQQLDQIREERREQIKQAALKIFARHGYAGTKTSVIAAEAGISEGLIFRYFKSKDELFTALVQELLEEARKETGNAQLLPGSPVEQIKAFTEDMLDENNKFAFMFMLRARKEGIIPEEAARILEQNPVDSLLKHLLPVFINGQKSGQFSAGDPLKLLSWYIYMVNSLIVEEVEQEEHGMPSADFLMRVLMK is encoded by the coding sequence TTGTCACCATTAAACAAACAACAATTGGATCAGATCCGCGAGGAACGAAGAGAGCAAATTAAGCAAGCGGCGCTAAAAATATTCGCCCGCCACGGATATGCAGGAACGAAAACGAGCGTCATCGCTGCTGAAGCGGGCATCAGCGAAGGACTTATTTTCCGTTATTTCAAATCTAAAGATGAGCTTTTCACCGCACTTGTTCAGGAGTTATTGGAGGAAGCGAGGAAAGAAACCGGAAACGCTCAATTGTTGCCCGGATCGCCTGTTGAACAAATCAAAGCATTTACCGAAGACATGCTTGACGAGAACAATAAGTTTGCTTTTATGTTCATGCTGAGGGCACGCAAGGAGGGGATAATCCCGGAGGAGGCTGCGCGGATTCTTGAACAAAATCCGGTTGATAGTTTACTTAAACACTTGCTCCCGGTTTTTATAAACGGCCAGAAGTCCGGACAATTCTCCGCGGGGGACCCATTAAAGCTGTTGTCCTGGTACATCTACATGGTCAATTCGCTCATAGTGGAGGAAGTGGAGCAGGAGGAGCACGGAATGCCCAGTGCTGATTTTTTAATGCGCGTTTTGATGAAGTAA
- a CDS encoding ester cyclase: MTSETNKQLMHRFTVFINTASEKLAEELIAPDAIFHVAGQTEPMRGPSGYLAIIAMMRSGFPDIQWKLEEMVAEGDKVAVRFTMHGTHQGTFFGFPATTNTIEVQAMNFYRLSGGQIVEEYGQPDMLGLLQQIGAVPTT, translated from the coding sequence ATGACTTCAGAAACCAACAAACAGCTGATGCACCGTTTTACCGTGTTCATTAACACCGCCAGCGAGAAGCTTGCTGAAGAGCTCATCGCCCCGGATGCGATCTTCCATGTCGCGGGACAAACCGAGCCGATGAGGGGGCCTTCAGGCTATCTCGCAATTATCGCGATGATGAGAAGCGGGTTCCCCGATATACAATGGAAGCTGGAGGAGATGGTTGCAGAGGGGGACAAGGTGGCTGTACGGTTCACAATGCACGGCACACACCAAGGCACTTTCTTCGGCTTCCCGGCGACAACAAATACAATCGAGGTGCAAGCTATGAATTTTTACCGATTGTCCGGCGGGCAAATCGTAGAGGAATATGGACAACCTGATATGCTTGGGCTGCTTCAGCAAATCGGCGCGGTACCAACAACTTAA
- a CDS encoding LLM class flavin-dependent oxidoreductase has product MLRLSVLDQSPVPEGSTAARALQETVKLAQLAERLGYHRFWVSEHHNMASLAHSSPEVFISHIAAQTASIRVGSGGVMLPHYSAYKVAENFRLLEALYPGRIDLGLGRAPGGMPIATRALQEGKIGGIDKYPQQIKDLLHYLHDSNQGEHRFAGLKAVPSVSSAPEIWLLGSSGDSAMLAAERGVSFAFAQFINGAGGAAAVKEYRDTFTPDLQGDKPKALVSIFVVCAETEDEAERLASSFDYQFVLLEQGRLTRGVVPPEQALAYPYSPIERQRLQENRKRMVVGSPDTVKEQLLRLAEEYGTDEIMIATIVHDYEAKRRSYKLLAEAFGLG; this is encoded by the coding sequence ATGTTACGGTTAAGCGTACTCGATCAGTCACCAGTGCCGGAAGGAAGCACGGCGGCCAGGGCGCTCCAGGAAACGGTCAAATTGGCGCAGCTTGCAGAACGGCTGGGATACCACCGTTTCTGGGTATCCGAGCATCATAATATGGCGAGCCTGGCACACTCCAGTCCGGAAGTATTTATTTCACACATAGCGGCGCAGACAGCCTCCATTCGCGTAGGCTCCGGGGGCGTAATGCTGCCGCATTACAGCGCCTATAAAGTCGCCGAGAATTTCAGGCTGCTTGAAGCGCTTTACCCGGGACGTATCGACCTTGGACTCGGCCGCGCTCCCGGAGGCATGCCGATTGCTACAAGAGCGCTGCAGGAAGGGAAAATTGGCGGCATCGACAAATACCCGCAGCAGATCAAAGACCTTCTTCATTATTTGCATGATTCCAACCAGGGCGAACACCGTTTTGCCGGCTTGAAAGCAGTGCCCTCCGTTAGCTCGGCTCCGGAAATATGGCTGCTCGGGTCCAGCGGAGACAGTGCTATGCTGGCCGCGGAGCGAGGGGTATCGTTTGCTTTCGCACAGTTTATCAATGGAGCGGGGGGTGCTGCCGCGGTCAAGGAGTACCGGGACACCTTCACGCCGGACCTGCAGGGAGATAAGCCCAAGGCATTGGTCAGTATTTTCGTAGTCTGCGCTGAAACGGAGGACGAAGCGGAGCGGCTGGCCTCGAGCTTCGACTATCAATTCGTGCTGCTGGAGCAGGGCCGGTTAACAAGGGGCGTGGTTCCGCCTGAGCAAGCGCTAGCTTACCCGTACTCGCCGATAGAACGTCAGCGGCTGCAGGAGAACCGCAAGCGGATGGTAGTCGGCTCGCCAGATACGGTCAAGGAACAGCTGCTCCGTCTTGCTGAAGAATATGGGACCGATGAAATTATGATCGCCACGATCGTTCACGATTACGAGGCGAAGCGAAGATCGTATAAGCTGCTTGCTGAAGCGTTCGGGCTTGGATGA
- a CDS encoding SIMPL domain-containing protein, whose amino-acid sequence MYDYPYYRANYYYPSQKNAASIEVLGEGAVSAAPNQVEIVLGAVTEGTNLQAVQTDNANILTNIINSFLKLNIPREKIQTRDFRIEAEYDYQDGKQIFRGYRVTHLLQITTDRVGETGLLVDTAVSQGANSVTGIRFTIAKPEIYENQALSLAIQNARRKAQTIANTLGRPLPAHPSQVEELPRAHEPIPFTASILAEKAVTPIEPGQLTVYAAVRVRY is encoded by the coding sequence ATGTACGATTATCCTTATTACAGGGCTAATTATTATTATCCTTCACAAAAAAACGCTGCCTCTATCGAAGTCCTCGGAGAGGGAGCGGTATCCGCCGCTCCAAACCAGGTCGAAATAGTATTAGGGGCTGTAACGGAAGGTACCAACCTGCAAGCGGTCCAAACCGATAATGCAAATATCCTGACGAATATCATTAATTCTTTCTTGAAGTTAAACATTCCGCGGGAGAAGATACAAACAAGAGATTTTCGTATTGAGGCCGAGTACGATTACCAAGATGGAAAACAAATCTTTCGGGGATATAGAGTTACCCATCTTCTGCAAATTACGACCGATCGAGTAGGAGAGACAGGGTTACTGGTTGACACTGCCGTTTCCCAAGGCGCCAACTCCGTTACCGGTATCCGGTTCACGATAGCAAAGCCGGAGATTTACGAGAATCAGGCTTTGTCGCTTGCAATACAAAATGCGCGGCGAAAGGCTCAGACAATAGCGAATACACTCGGGAGACCGCTTCCCGCACACCCTTCCCAAGTCGAGGAGCTGCCGAGAGCTCATGAACCCATCCCGTTCACAGCCTCCATTCTTGCGGAAAAAGCGGTTACGCCAATCGAACCTGGACAATTGACCGTTTATGCCGCTGTTCGGGTACGGTATTAG
- a CDS encoding stalk domain-containing protein: MTRQLNTITLLLCLLVMLFSGFTTVASAAGTSDKPKETTILLDGYPLQFPAAPLVTKGTTMVPFRAIAEALHIEVVWTAKTQTITASKTIGGQVIKVTLRQNDKRAAVNGKQVLLAVAPMSRNGTILVPLSFFGTQFGAAVSWDGSTRTVSIVSPPEKMYTTTFYAISSFDERQYVGNFDAVSFGWSRIDGSGNLTLTGKDFYWPKPSGNLTPEAIVDETAAGGTSPQLMVVATDGSGELTKLLEDESLRAKAIESMVELAVEKHFEGITIDFEGLGLTGDLPAVQKSLNEFVRLLDESANSAHLKLTLALHPLNGSYKGYDYKGLAAHADEIVIMAYDYSYEKGPEPLNLVDQAIQLALKEVPKERLLLGISMGSENAQTINGKIGLAKRYALKGIAVWRLGLIGDQTMKEMQKSIIMK, translated from the coding sequence ATGACGAGGCAATTAAACACAATCACACTGCTCTTATGTTTATTAGTTATGCTGTTTTCCGGTTTTACAACAGTGGCTTCGGCTGCCGGAACCTCCGATAAACCGAAAGAAACAACGATTTTGCTGGATGGGTATCCGCTGCAGTTCCCGGCCGCTCCCTTGGTAACGAAGGGAACGACCATGGTTCCTTTCCGCGCAATTGCCGAGGCGCTGCATATCGAGGTCGTCTGGACGGCAAAGACGCAAACGATCACCGCTTCCAAAACCATCGGCGGACAAGTGATAAAAGTTACACTGCGTCAAAACGACAAACGCGCAGCAGTAAATGGAAAACAAGTTCTCCTCGCTGTCGCGCCTATGTCCAGGAACGGCACTATTCTTGTCCCCCTCAGCTTCTTCGGCACTCAATTCGGCGCTGCTGTAAGCTGGGACGGCTCAACGCGTACCGTATCGATCGTTTCTCCGCCGGAGAAGATGTACACGACCACCTTCTATGCGATATCTTCATTCGACGAACGACAATATGTCGGCAATTTCGATGCTGTTTCTTTTGGATGGAGCCGAATTGACGGCAGCGGTAATTTAACCCTTACGGGCAAGGATTTCTACTGGCCGAAGCCGTCAGGTAATTTGACGCCGGAAGCGATCGTGGATGAGACCGCTGCGGGAGGCACTTCGCCTCAGCTTATGGTAGTAGCCACTGACGGCAGCGGCGAGCTGACCAAGCTGCTTGAAGACGAATCGCTTCGCGCCAAAGCGATTGAAAGCATGGTAGAACTGGCGGTGGAGAAGCATTTTGAAGGCATAACGATTGATTTCGAGGGGCTTGGCCTGACAGGGGATTTGCCCGCCGTTCAGAAATCGTTGAATGAATTTGTGCGGCTGCTGGATGAAAGCGCAAATTCCGCTCATTTGAAGCTGACGCTTGCGCTTCATCCGCTGAACGGTTCCTATAAGGGCTACGATTATAAGGGGCTGGCCGCTCATGCGGACGAGATTGTCATTATGGCCTACGATTATTCGTATGAGAAAGGGCCCGAGCCGCTAAATCTCGTAGATCAAGCGATCCAACTGGCACTTAAGGAAGTTCCAAAGGAAAGGCTGCTGCTGGGAATATCCATGGGCAGTGAAAATGCGCAGACGATTAACGGGAAAATCGGTCTCGCAAAGCGCTATGCGCTGAAAGGCATTGCCGTATGGCGTCTGGGTCTGATCGGAGACCAAACGATGAAGGAAATGCAGAAAAGCATTATAATGAAATAA
- a CDS encoding HD domain-containing protein: MSTLTKAIVLAAKHHEGQKDKGGNPYIFHPIRLMLKGITEDEQIVAILHDTIEDTDLTLDDLRSEGFSGEIVEAVDSLSRRKNETYEEFIYRIKKDPLARRVKVYDLQDNMNLSRIKKPSVKDKERLKKYSKALDVLLGYDSESR; this comes from the coding sequence ATGTCGACTTTAACGAAAGCGATTGTGCTGGCTGCCAAGCATCATGAAGGGCAGAAGGATAAAGGCGGAAATCCTTATATCTTCCACCCGATCCGGCTGATGCTGAAGGGAATAACGGAGGATGAACAAATCGTTGCCATTCTGCACGACACCATAGAAGATACGGATTTAACGCTGGATGATCTGCGCAGCGAAGGGTTTAGCGGCGAGATTGTCGAAGCGGTTGACAGTCTGTCACGGCGTAAGAATGAAACGTACGAGGAATTCATTTATCGCATTAAGAAAGATCCGCTGGCCCGCAGAGTCAAGGTGTACGATCTGCAGGATAATATGAACTTGAGTCGAATCAAAAAACCGAGCGTCAAGGATAAGGAAAGATTGAAGAAATACAGTAAAGCGCTGGATGTGCTGCTAGGCTATGACAGTGAATCAAGGTGA